Proteins encoded within one genomic window of Rubritalea squalenifaciens DSM 18772:
- a CDS encoding GreA/GreB family elongation factor, giving the protein MHPEVAKLVEAGRISEEVGTRLSEIAPGKFCLHKNWGAGKVKDWDLRSGKIVIDFETNEDQEMALQFAIQKTEYLEEDDFRAQKLESMGELRRLADQDPVELVKRTLQSQGGSMKLDQLERELMGSVIPEKDYKKWWESAKKALRASRVAVVPTKRTEPLVLRDENLSPAESLVMDFENARDFKAKARALEAIIKDFKYFKGDADAQSRINKNIDEAVRKGMKMHLGQSLDLLVGRDELMELSEVMDLDASAIRISDIIATEGTRVGEELGSLPAARQRMVFEAYPAAFGDSWVEELLNIFDNVGPRGLAEIAKLLIEKGESEKLFAFLRKHIVGRTLGADSLLWVCREREKSSEPVFDFEVGNAILSLLERDSMDDGPRKSSRLQSYVMEDRGLIGDLLKSADNNETRNFARKLHQSQIFAELDRKSLMARVIKAKPETQDLVTGEGSEKKEEGVVSSWDSIEKRKADLADLKNNQIPQNREDIKIARSYGDLRENAEYHMAKDHQKVLMRRQSEMERALDTVQGTDFSNVDTSEVNIGTIAHLEDEKGNKITITILGAWDSIPEENVISYLSEMGNSLLGLKVGDTVDIKSQTMTVKEVEAYNKG; this is encoded by the coding sequence ATGCACCCTGAGGTAGCAAAACTCGTAGAAGCTGGCCGGATTTCTGAGGAAGTCGGAACTCGTTTGTCTGAAATCGCCCCAGGCAAATTCTGTCTGCACAAGAACTGGGGTGCAGGTAAGGTGAAAGACTGGGATCTTCGCAGCGGCAAGATCGTGATCGATTTTGAAACCAATGAAGATCAGGAAATGGCCCTGCAGTTTGCGATCCAAAAGACCGAGTACCTGGAGGAAGATGACTTCCGTGCACAGAAGCTTGAGTCCATGGGCGAGCTCCGCAGACTAGCTGATCAGGATCCGGTGGAACTCGTGAAGCGTACGCTCCAGAGTCAGGGTGGTAGCATGAAGCTGGACCAGCTCGAGCGTGAGTTGATGGGTTCCGTGATTCCTGAGAAAGACTATAAGAAGTGGTGGGAAAGTGCCAAGAAGGCTCTCCGTGCCAGCCGTGTTGCTGTTGTGCCTACCAAGCGTACTGAGCCACTCGTTCTCAGGGATGAGAATCTCAGCCCGGCAGAGTCCTTGGTTATGGACTTTGAAAATGCTCGTGACTTCAAGGCCAAGGCCAGAGCTCTTGAGGCCATCATCAAAGATTTCAAATACTTCAAGGGGGATGCGGATGCTCAGAGCCGTATCAACAAGAACATCGATGAAGCGGTACGTAAGGGCATGAAGATGCACCTGGGTCAGTCACTCGATCTCTTGGTAGGACGTGACGAGCTTATGGAGCTCTCTGAAGTCATGGACTTGGATGCCTCCGCGATTCGTATCTCCGACATCATCGCTACGGAAGGCACTCGTGTGGGTGAAGAACTTGGTTCTCTCCCAGCAGCACGTCAGCGCATGGTCTTCGAGGCTTATCCAGCTGCGTTCGGTGACAGCTGGGTGGAAGAGCTGCTGAACATTTTTGATAATGTAGGACCACGTGGTCTTGCTGAAATCGCCAAACTTCTTATCGAGAAAGGTGAGAGCGAGAAGCTGTTCGCTTTCCTTAGAAAGCACATTGTTGGCCGGACTCTTGGTGCGGACTCCTTGCTTTGGGTTTGCCGTGAGCGTGAAAAATCCTCCGAGCCTGTATTCGACTTCGAGGTTGGCAATGCGATTCTCAGTCTCCTGGAGCGTGACTCCATGGATGACGGTCCTCGCAAGAGCAGCCGCCTGCAGTCCTACGTCATGGAAGACCGCGGTCTGATCGGTGACCTTCTCAAGAGTGCTGACAACAACGAGACTCGTAACTTTGCCCGTAAGCTTCACCAGAGCCAGATCTTTGCTGAGCTCGATCGCAAGTCTCTGATGGCTCGTGTGATCAAGGCCAAGCCTGAAACTCAGGACCTCGTGACTGGTGAAGGCTCCGAGAAGAAGGAAGAAGGCGTGGTTTCCTCATGGGACAGCATTGAAAAGCGTAAGGCTGACTTGGCGGACCTGAAGAACAACCAGATTCCTCAGAACCGTGAAGATATCAAGATCGCTCGTTCCTACGGAGACCTTCGTGAGAACGCTGAGTACCACATGGCAAAAGATCACCAGAAGGTGCTGATGCGTCGCCAGTCCGAAATGGAGAGAGCACTGGACACCGTCCAGGGTACAGATTTCTCCAATGTCGATACCAGCGAAGTCAACATCGGTACTATCGCTCATCTTGAAGATGAAAAAGGTAACAAGATTACCATCACTATTCTTGGGGCGTGGGACTCCATCCCAGAGGAGAACGTCATCTCCTACCTCTCAGAAATGGGCAATAGCCTGCTAGGTCTGAAAGTTGGCGATACTGTCGATATTAAATCACAGACTATGACGGTAAAAGAAGTAGAAGCTTATAACAAAGGCTGA
- a CDS encoding FtsB family cell division protein encodes MPPRKATPRRRRTTSSIGGRKMRARTEKMRKLNQFTFCLFIAAVCAGVIVSRLPHFKDLEKMEMELAEVKSHEADVLSRKDQHEREYRALEQDPHFLEIKARDRLDLYKPGEVIFRFQRD; translated from the coding sequence ATGCCGCCACGCAAAGCTACTCCCCGACGTCGCCGCACGACTTCCTCCATAGGAGGTCGGAAGATGCGTGCCCGTACGGAGAAGATGCGTAAGCTGAATCAGTTTACCTTTTGCCTGTTTATTGCGGCAGTTTGCGCCGGTGTCATTGTTAGTAGACTCCCTCATTTTAAAGACCTTGAGAAGATGGAGATGGAGCTAGCCGAAGTGAAGAGTCACGAGGCTGACGTGCTTTCCAGAAAGGATCAGCATGAGAGGGAATACCGTGCTCTAGAGCAGGATCCACACTTTCTAGAGATCAAGGCGCGTGACAGGCTCGACCTGTATAAGCCGGGAGAAGTGATCTTCCGTTTTCAGCGGGACTAA
- a CDS encoding endonuclease/exonuclease/phosphatase family protein, whose product MPQPEFSPKQDSVKVVTYNVNVSGSGAEEVAKYLRKEDADIVYLQETHDQWEEYLCRHLGKLYTHAYFHSSRGAGGIAFLSKYPLKKLKVIEPERGWFPALAASVDTEIGELQLLNVHLRPPLSDEASVTVSAYYQSPEIHQAELAGFLKHMDGDKPLIVSGDFNENTTKAGVQYLLERGFRDALSGFDTKSETWRWKVSPGIAISNRYDHVIYSKALHCTGAKVTHLGASDHEPVTAVLIKAE is encoded by the coding sequence TTGCCTCAACCAGAATTTTCTCCCAAGCAGGATTCTGTCAAGGTGGTGACCTACAATGTAAACGTTAGTGGATCTGGGGCAGAAGAGGTCGCTAAGTATTTGCGAAAAGAAGACGCCGATATTGTGTATCTCCAAGAGACCCATGATCAGTGGGAGGAGTACTTGTGTCGCCACCTCGGAAAGCTGTATACCCATGCGTACTTTCATTCCTCCAGAGGTGCTGGCGGCATTGCCTTTCTTTCCAAGTACCCACTAAAGAAGCTTAAGGTGATCGAGCCGGAGCGTGGTTGGTTTCCAGCCTTGGCGGCGTCGGTTGATACAGAGATTGGCGAGTTGCAATTGCTGAATGTACATCTCAGACCACCATTGAGTGATGAAGCCTCCGTGACGGTATCTGCCTACTATCAGAGTCCTGAGATTCACCAGGCTGAGCTGGCTGGCTTTCTAAAGCATATGGATGGCGATAAACCTTTGATCGTGTCAGGGGATTTCAATGAGAACACAACCAAGGCGGGAGTGCAGTATCTATTGGAACGGGGGTTCCGGGATGCTTTGTCTGGCTTCGATACGAAGTCCGAGACTTGGCGCTGGAAGGTGTCGCCAGGAATAGCGATCTCCAATCGCTATGATCATGTGATCTACAGCAAAGCCTTACATTGTACCGGAGCGAAAGTGACTCACCTTGGGGCCAGTGATCATGAGCCGGTTACGGCGGTTTTGATCAAGGCCGAGTGA
- the purB gene encoding adenylosuccinate lyase: MSAIPNVLAERYASKAIRDIWSAEGRIVLEREFWIAVMKAQKELGLDIPQEAIDAYESVKDQVNLTAIMERERVTRHDVKARIEEFCDLAGHQHIHKGMTSRDLTENVEQLQVYRSLLIQRDKTIASLAKMSQRAEQWHDLVITARTHNVAAQPTTFGKRIAMFGEELLGGLSALNHLIATYTVRGLKGAVGTQMDQISLFDGDAAKVADLEAKICAHLGIPEVFDNVGQVYPRSLDLRTVSILTDLASGPSSFSTTLRLMAGHETASEGFAKGQTGSSAMPHKMNSRSCERVNGFQTILTGYLTMATGLAGDQWNEGDVSCSVVRRVMLPDAFYACDGMFETFLTILNQMDAYPAVIEAENNHYLPFLMTTTIMMEAVKAGVGREAAHKAIKENAVATVNDLRAGSIKENDLLTRLAEDDRIPLSFEQLELLLDEGRKNAGSAYEQVKAFSKTVAAHTSAHPDAASYEPGSIL, translated from the coding sequence ATGTCAGCTATTCCAAACGTCCTAGCCGAGCGCTACGCCTCCAAAGCCATCCGTGATATCTGGTCTGCAGAAGGCCGCATCGTTCTGGAACGTGAATTCTGGATAGCCGTCATGAAGGCCCAGAAAGAGCTGGGACTAGACATCCCACAGGAGGCCATCGATGCCTACGAATCTGTCAAGGACCAGGTCAACCTCACCGCGATCATGGAGCGTGAGCGAGTCACTCGCCACGACGTCAAAGCTCGCATTGAGGAATTCTGCGACCTTGCTGGTCACCAGCACATTCACAAGGGCATGACTTCACGTGACCTCACTGAGAACGTGGAGCAGCTTCAGGTCTACCGTTCCCTTCTTATTCAGCGTGACAAAACTATCGCCTCCCTCGCCAAGATGAGCCAGCGTGCAGAGCAGTGGCATGACCTCGTTATTACAGCACGCACTCACAACGTGGCAGCCCAGCCTACGACTTTCGGTAAGAGGATCGCCATGTTTGGTGAAGAGCTCCTCGGCGGCCTCTCAGCCCTCAACCACCTGATTGCCACTTACACCGTACGCGGCCTCAAAGGAGCTGTCGGCACCCAGATGGACCAGATCTCCCTCTTCGATGGAGATGCTGCCAAGGTAGCTGACTTGGAAGCCAAGATCTGCGCCCACCTCGGCATCCCGGAAGTTTTCGACAATGTAGGCCAAGTCTACCCTCGCTCACTGGATCTCCGCACAGTCTCTATTCTCACAGACCTTGCATCAGGCCCTTCCTCATTCTCCACCACACTTCGCTTGATGGCTGGACACGAGACCGCCAGTGAAGGATTCGCCAAAGGCCAGACCGGCTCTAGTGCCATGCCGCACAAGATGAACTCACGTTCCTGCGAACGCGTGAATGGTTTCCAAACCATCCTCACTGGCTACCTCACCATGGCCACAGGCCTCGCCGGTGACCAATGGAATGAGGGCGATGTTTCCTGTTCCGTGGTTCGCCGAGTGATGCTTCCAGATGCCTTCTACGCTTGTGACGGCATGTTCGAAACATTCCTCACCATCCTCAATCAGATGGATGCCTACCCTGCGGTAATCGAAGCCGAGAACAATCACTACCTGCCATTCCTGATGACTACCACCATCATGATGGAAGCAGTAAAGGCCGGCGTAGGCCGTGAGGCAGCTCACAAAGCTATCAAGGAAAATGCCGTCGCCACCGTGAATGATCTTCGCGCCGGCTCTATCAAGGAGAACGATCTTCTTACCCGCTTGGCTGAAGACGACCGTATTCCACTCAGCTTCGAGCAACTTGAACTACTCTTGGACGAAGGCCGTAAGAATGCAGGCTCCGCCTACGAGCAAGTCAAAGCATTCAGCAAGACCGTAGCAGCACACACTTCGGCGCATCCTGATGCGGCAAGCTACGAGCCAGGCTCCATTCTCTAA
- the glnD gene encoding [protein-PII] uridylyltransferase — protein sequence MQELLTKIREKAEAELLPVLMSDVPQAERAAAAKEFISETDELIRAKHVEGAGGLEVAGARSTMIDVVLESAFTAASNRCTGKLPGIALNAVGGYGRGQLNPGSDIDLLFLLSIPSHKLNACAKAFIQEILYLLWDSGIKVGHASRSINECLTEARSEQQSKTALMDTRLLAGDDVLYEDFKRRFQRDCIQKNPEDFFELRRQDINSRHRKYSHTVFLQEPHVKESCGGLRDYHNILWVSQAERGTSELEALVRERILTKRAYKELQEGYDFLHRVRNELHYHTGKSTDILTLQLQGVVATNFQYPEKSILRRCESFMRDYYRHTRNIYNHTTSLMEIFQLELDENENKGGWLRFLPKPKAKREEFDCFISRKGFIYPKNQDIFEDNPHMLMLMFQHTQLKNIKLSPQMRKLVKANWKLIDKEFRANKQNRETFRAMLERKGQVASVLRRMHRVGFLGRFMPEFGALDCLVQHEFFHRYTADEHTLRCIDQLDALIEDERPEREIYRRLLTDAPDPYALYIALILHDTGRAENVREHIDGSAILADRVCTRLNIKGSRRSLISFLVDHHLTFWRFATNRNLDDPAVIEEFASIMRDKERLSTLLLFTYADSNGTNEEAWSPWKESLMLQLYHSTLSFMEKGKEKYQAVLTEEISALKDETRSLLKEKYHEQLEHHFERMPRNYFRYRNSQNLAIHIRAVRRFLRRHEDNPERIQTDLRWISREDRAYTELIVTTWNKSYLIEKVSCALAANEINIIAADVYTRTDNIVCDIFHVCTVDHKPVTDSKTKKKVKEVFDQLMQQEDYDSSLYLKRKRNFLRKDKNEGALPFPVRAFVNQHLSSKYTAIEIQALDRIGLLHDLFLHIGKCGLATVHARICTEKGAAMDTIYVSNLDGTKVTDPEKLRELETTIQALVGFDNRD from the coding sequence ATGCAAGAACTCCTCACGAAGATCCGGGAGAAGGCGGAAGCTGAACTTCTCCCCGTCCTCATGTCTGATGTACCGCAAGCTGAACGCGCCGCGGCTGCAAAGGAGTTCATCAGTGAGACAGACGAGCTCATCAGGGCTAAGCACGTAGAAGGCGCCGGCGGTCTTGAAGTCGCCGGCGCTCGTTCCACCATGATTGATGTGGTGCTAGAGAGCGCTTTCACCGCTGCTAGCAACCGCTGTACAGGCAAGCTTCCAGGCATCGCCCTGAATGCCGTAGGCGGATATGGCCGCGGCCAACTCAATCCGGGATCGGACATCGACCTCCTGTTCCTGCTATCCATCCCTTCACACAAGCTCAATGCGTGCGCCAAAGCGTTCATTCAGGAAATCCTATACCTCCTCTGGGATTCCGGAATCAAGGTGGGGCACGCGTCCCGCTCAATCAATGAGTGCCTGACTGAAGCTCGTTCAGAGCAACAGTCCAAAACGGCACTCATGGACACTCGCCTGCTTGCTGGAGATGATGTCCTTTATGAAGACTTCAAGCGTAGGTTTCAGCGTGATTGTATCCAAAAGAACCCTGAGGACTTTTTCGAGCTTAGACGTCAGGATATCAATTCCAGACACCGCAAGTATTCACATACTGTTTTCCTCCAGGAACCGCACGTGAAGGAGAGCTGTGGTGGACTCCGTGACTACCACAACATCCTCTGGGTATCCCAAGCCGAACGCGGCACCAGCGAGCTCGAAGCATTAGTTCGCGAGCGCATTCTCACCAAACGCGCCTACAAGGAGCTTCAGGAAGGTTACGACTTTCTTCACCGCGTGCGCAACGAGTTGCATTACCATACTGGAAAATCAACGGACATCCTCACCCTGCAACTGCAAGGGGTTGTCGCCACCAATTTCCAGTATCCGGAAAAATCCATTCTCCGCCGTTGTGAATCCTTCATGCGCGACTACTACCGCCACACGCGCAACATCTACAATCACACCACCTCTCTGATGGAAATCTTTCAGTTAGAACTGGATGAAAATGAGAACAAGGGCGGCTGGCTTCGTTTTCTACCTAAACCTAAAGCCAAACGTGAGGAGTTTGACTGCTTCATCAGCCGTAAGGGGTTCATTTACCCAAAAAACCAAGACATCTTCGAGGACAACCCTCACATGCTGATGCTCATGTTCCAGCACACCCAGCTGAAGAACATCAAGCTCAGTCCGCAGATGCGCAAGCTGGTGAAAGCCAATTGGAAGCTGATTGATAAAGAGTTCCGCGCCAACAAGCAGAACCGCGAAACCTTCCGCGCCATGCTTGAGCGTAAAGGCCAAGTCGCCTCCGTACTGCGCCGCATGCACCGCGTCGGATTCCTCGGCCGCTTCATGCCCGAGTTCGGAGCACTCGACTGTCTGGTGCAGCATGAGTTCTTCCATCGCTACACTGCAGACGAACACACGCTGCGCTGCATCGATCAGCTGGACGCCTTGATCGAGGACGAACGTCCTGAACGGGAAATTTACCGCCGCCTCCTCACAGATGCCCCGGATCCCTACGCCCTCTACATCGCCCTCATCCTCCACGATACAGGCCGGGCCGAAAACGTGCGCGAGCACATCGACGGTTCCGCTATACTTGCGGATCGAGTCTGTACAAGACTCAACATCAAAGGGTCTCGCCGCTCCCTTATCAGCTTCCTGGTCGACCACCATCTCACCTTCTGGCGCTTCGCTACGAATCGAAATCTGGACGATCCAGCGGTGATTGAGGAATTCGCTTCCATCATGAGAGACAAGGAACGTCTGTCTACGCTTCTTCTTTTCACCTACGCTGACTCTAACGGCACCAATGAAGAGGCTTGGTCGCCATGGAAAGAGTCCCTCATGCTACAGCTCTATCACTCCACTCTCTCCTTCATGGAGAAAGGTAAGGAAAAGTATCAGGCTGTCCTGACTGAGGAGATCTCTGCACTCAAGGACGAGACCCGCTCACTCCTGAAAGAGAAGTACCATGAGCAGCTCGAACACCATTTCGAGCGGATGCCGAGAAATTACTTCCGCTATCGTAACTCGCAAAACCTCGCCATCCACATCCGTGCTGTGCGCCGCTTTTTACGTAGGCACGAGGATAATCCGGAAAGGATCCAGACTGACCTACGCTGGATCAGCCGAGAGGACCGAGCCTACACCGAGCTCATCGTCACCACCTGGAACAAGAGTTACCTGATTGAGAAAGTTTCCTGCGCTCTCGCAGCCAATGAAATCAACATCATTGCTGCAGACGTCTATACCCGCACCGATAACATCGTGTGTGATATCTTCCACGTCTGCACCGTCGACCACAAGCCCGTCACCGATTCCAAGACCAAGAAGAAGGTCAAGGAAGTGTTCGACCAGCTCATGCAGCAGGAGGACTACGACTCATCGCTTTACCTCAAGAGAAAGAGGAACTTCCTGCGTAAGGACAAGAATGAAGGAGCCCTACCCTTCCCTGTCAGGGCTTTCGTTAACCAGCACCTCTCATCCAAATACACAGCCATCGAAATCCAGGCTTTGGATCGCATCGGCCTACTGCACGACCTATTCCTGCACATCGGCAAGTGTGGTCTAGCAACTGTTCACGCTCGTATCTGCACCGAAAAGGGAGCAGCCATGGACACGATCTACGTCTCTAACCTAGACGGCACCAAGGTGACCGATCCAGAAAAACTCAGAGAACTGGAAACGACCATTCAGGCTCTGGTAGGTTTTGACAACCGGGATTAA
- the rpoN gene encoding RNA polymerase factor sigma-54 yields the protein MAGIDFQQNLSQSQVLSPQMRQSLEILQANSLELGQILQQAIAVNPVLEVTQHDEELPEDLTPDAEYDMETLSELDDDFRELQIMERRTTSTSQDDQERRDHYYNSIVAPETLQQHLLSQLEHSINPEKIKTAGREIIGNIDDRGFLSTTLENMAISSALPLQDLEKALAVIQNFDPAGVGASDLAESLLIQLHKRGYHGTLETRIVQDFLNDLARKRYPEIARKLGVSTSSITQAAETIATLTPDPGAEFDPTSNPYITPDVIIRKNADGEWEANLTNDNIPDVAISNAYKDLMASTHDSKARQYLRDQIRDGKVIIRSISQRQDTLLKLANELIKRQSDYFAKGPRSLKPLTMNEVADVIGVHSATISRAVAGKYVLTPHGLVELRTFFTSGYETKDGQQVSNTGVRDTIQEMIANENPKKPLSDSALEKMLKEKGLKVARRTIAKYRDQLNILPSHLRKQF from the coding sequence ATGGCAGGCATCGATTTCCAGCAAAACCTATCTCAGAGTCAGGTTCTCTCACCGCAAATGCGGCAGAGCTTGGAGATCCTGCAGGCAAACTCCCTGGAACTTGGCCAAATTCTGCAACAAGCGATTGCGGTAAACCCTGTTCTCGAAGTCACGCAGCATGACGAAGAGCTTCCGGAAGATCTCACTCCTGACGCCGAGTATGATATGGAGACCCTTTCCGAGCTGGATGATGACTTTCGCGAACTCCAGATCATGGAGCGCAGAACTACCAGCACCTCGCAAGACGATCAGGAACGACGAGATCATTACTACAATTCAATCGTCGCACCAGAGACTCTGCAGCAGCACTTACTTTCCCAGTTAGAGCACTCAATCAACCCTGAAAAGATCAAGACAGCCGGCAGAGAAATTATCGGCAACATCGATGACCGAGGCTTTCTGAGCACGACACTTGAAAACATGGCCATTAGCTCTGCCCTCCCACTGCAGGACTTGGAAAAAGCTCTGGCTGTTATCCAGAATTTCGACCCGGCAGGTGTGGGAGCCTCTGATCTAGCAGAGTCCCTGCTCATCCAGCTTCATAAGCGAGGTTACCACGGCACCTTGGAAACAAGGATCGTACAGGACTTTCTTAACGATCTGGCGCGAAAGCGCTATCCAGAAATCGCGCGCAAGCTTGGCGTAAGCACTAGCTCCATTACTCAAGCAGCGGAAACGATAGCCACCCTAACACCAGATCCTGGTGCTGAGTTTGACCCGACTTCCAATCCCTACATCACCCCGGATGTCATCATCAGAAAAAATGCTGACGGTGAATGGGAGGCCAATCTAACCAACGACAACATTCCCGATGTCGCCATCAGCAACGCTTACAAAGACCTGATGGCGAGCACACACGACAGCAAGGCCCGGCAATACCTGCGCGACCAGATCCGTGATGGCAAGGTAATCATCCGCTCCATCTCTCAACGGCAGGACACTCTACTCAAGCTAGCCAACGAGCTGATCAAGCGTCAATCTGACTATTTCGCCAAAGGCCCCCGCTCCCTCAAGCCTCTCACCATGAATGAAGTGGCGGATGTCATCGGTGTACACTCAGCGACTATTTCCCGCGCGGTGGCTGGCAAGTACGTGCTGACTCCGCACGGACTTGTGGAACTCAGGACCTTCTTCACCAGCGGCTACGAGACCAAAGACGGTCAACAAGTCTCTAACACCGGTGTGAGAGACACGATCCAGGAAATGATCGCCAACGAAAACCCTAAGAAACCCCTCTCTGATTCAGCTCTTGAAAAAATGCTCAAAGAGAAAGGACTCAAGGTAGCCAGACGCACCATCGCCAAATACCGCGACCAGCTGAATATCCTCCCCAGCCATCTGAGGAAGCAATTCTAA
- the eno gene encoding phosphopyruvate hydratase produces MEFTAIEQIKGREIIDSRGNPTVEVDVILADGSFGRAAVPSGASTGEHEACELRDGDKDRYLGKGVLTAVQNVNDKIAPELIGMDATDQAAIDRTMIELDGTKNKKNLGANAILGVSLAVARAAAASSGLPLYKYLGGPNAKVLPVPMMNIINGGSHSDAPIAFQEFMIRPVGAPSFSEAVRMGAEVFHSLKKVLHDRGLSTAVGDEGGFAPTFEGTIDALDTVSLAVEKAGYVVGKDITFALDCAASEFFVDGVYDYSKFEGEGGQKLSSEEQAAFLASLVEKYPIDSIEDGCDENDWDGWKALTDKIGDKVQLVGDDLFVTNVEFLQKGIDLGVANSILIKVNQIGTLTETLDAIELGKINGYNSVISHRSGETEDSTIAHIAVATNAGQIKTGSMSRSDRIAKYNQLLRIEEALGDNAVFAGNL; encoded by the coding sequence ATGGAATTCACAGCAATTGAGCAAATCAAGGGTCGCGAGATCATCGATTCCCGCGGTAACCCTACTGTAGAAGTAGATGTTATCCTCGCTGATGGCAGCTTCGGCCGTGCAGCAGTACCAAGTGGTGCTTCCACTGGTGAGCATGAAGCTTGCGAGCTTCGCGACGGCGACAAGGACCGCTACCTCGGTAAAGGTGTTCTCACCGCTGTTCAAAACGTGAACGACAAGATCGCTCCTGAGCTTATCGGCATGGACGCGACTGATCAGGCAGCTATCGACCGTACCATGATCGAGCTCGACGGTACCAAGAACAAGAAGAACCTTGGAGCAAACGCCATCCTTGGTGTTTCCCTCGCAGTAGCTCGTGCCGCTGCCGCTTCATCCGGTCTTCCTCTTTACAAGTACCTCGGTGGCCCTAACGCCAAGGTTCTCCCTGTGCCAATGATGAACATCATCAACGGTGGTTCTCACTCTGATGCGCCTATCGCATTCCAGGAGTTCATGATCCGTCCAGTGGGTGCTCCTTCATTCAGTGAAGCAGTACGTATGGGTGCTGAGGTTTTCCATAGCCTCAAGAAAGTTCTTCACGACCGCGGTCTCAGCACTGCTGTGGGTGACGAAGGTGGTTTCGCTCCGACCTTCGAAGGTACTATCGACGCCCTCGACACAGTTTCCCTTGCTGTTGAAAAGGCAGGTTATGTAGTTGGTAAGGACATCACATTCGCTCTCGACTGTGCTGCTTCCGAGTTCTTCGTGGACGGCGTTTACGACTACTCCAAGTTTGAAGGTGAAGGTGGCCAGAAGCTCAGCTCTGAAGAGCAGGCAGCATTCCTTGCTTCCCTCGTTGAGAAATACCCGATCGATTCTATCGAAGACGGTTGCGACGAGAACGACTGGGATGGCTGGAAGGCTCTCACAGACAAGATCGGTGACAAGGTTCAGCTCGTGGGTGACGACCTCTTCGTAACTAACGTTGAGTTTCTCCAGAAGGGGATCGACCTCGGCGTTGCTAACTCCATCCTCATCAAAGTGAACCAGATCGGTACACTCACTGAGACTCTCGACGCTATCGAGCTTGGTAAGATCAACGGCTACAACTCCGTTATCTCCCACCGTTCCGGCGAAACAGAGGACAGCACCATCGCTCACATCGCTGTGGCAACTAACGCTGGCCAGATCAAGACTGGTTCCATGAGCCGCTCCGACAGGATCGCCAAGTACAACCAGTTGCTTCGTATCGAAGAAGCTCTCGGAGATAACGCAGTATTTGCTGGTAATCTCTAA